The Mytilus edulis chromosome 12, xbMytEdul2.2, whole genome shotgun sequence genome contains a region encoding:
- the LOC139499350 gene encoding uncharacterized protein encodes MVSVVTHSLSKQKLFAVITKLCALGTGIAGGYLSMSSTREYVKGIPGAITLLAIGDYYVEKEDMQIGYTLAKYGAVITIIGCGLIVADIALFIPFGKGKWIWKKKTDVLPETMKP; translated from the exons ATGGTGTCAGTGGTTACTCATTCTCTTAGCAAACAGAAGTTGTTCGCTGTtattacaaaactatgtgctttAGGCACAGGAATTGCTGGAG GTTATCTAAGCATGAGTTCAACGAGAGAATATGTTAAAGGAATACCTGGAGCTATAACATTATTAGCAATTGGAGACTACTACGTAGAAAAAGAGGATATGCAAATTGGATATACTTTAGCAAAGTATGGTGCTGTGATAACGATTATAGGTTGTGGCTTAATTGTTGCAGATATTGCTCTCTTCATACCATTTGGAAAGGGAAAGTGGATTTGGAAGAAGAAGACAGATGTTTTAccagaaacaatgaaaccttaa